In Amblyraja radiata isolate CabotCenter1 chromosome 10, sAmbRad1.1.pri, whole genome shotgun sequence, one DNA window encodes the following:
- the LOC116977846 gene encoding actin-binding protein IPP — protein MAHCVYPRPGSGSGSIPVLEQVGWASDRHARILLAQINRMRARDDFCDVRLQVESQVFSVHRLVLAASSPYFAVLFAGGLQETGQSLVHIHGMEAEIFTLLLDFIYTGVISVSIKNVQEVILAADMLQLTEIVNMCSGFLKGQIDPSNCVGIYQFAEQIACHDLAEFSESYIYVHFLEVCKTEEFMGLAKDQLVKILKSEELQIEDEYQVFTAAMEWVLHDMVKRKKYVIEILDPVRFPLLSSRRLFKYIEGISDFSLRVALQKLLEEYREVNKPQKEIKFSKMPPASKIRPRRKARKYLYAIGGYTRLQGGRWSDSRTLSCVERFDSFSQYWTTVSSLHQARSGLGVAVLEGMIYVIGGESDSMIFDCAERYDPVTKQWAAVASMNSPRCGLAVCACHAAIYALGGWVGADIGKTMERFDPSDNKWEVVGDMIVPRYFFGCCEMQGLIYIVGGLSDSGSELCSAEMFDPIAKRWMTLESMKTKRAYVGVAALNDCVYAVGGWNETQNALRTVEKYSLQEEKWFEVSSMNVARAGVSVIAVNGLLYAAGGRTSGRDSSAPVTLDSVEAYDPHTDTWMEIGNMITSRCDGGVAVL, from the exons ATGGCTCACTGCGTGTACCCGAGGCCGGGCTCAGGGTCGGGGTCGATCCCGGTGTTGGAGCAGGTTGGCTGGGCCAGCGACAGACACGCACGGATCCTGCTGGCCCAGATCAACCGCATGAGGGCCCGCGACGACTTCTGCGACGTGCGGCTGCAGGTGGAGAGCCAGGTCTTCAGCGTCCACAGGCTGGTGCTGGCCGCCAGCAGCCCCTACTTCGCCGTGCTCTTCGCAGGGGGCTTGCAGGAAACCGGCCAGAGCCTCGTCCACATCCACGGCATGGAGGCAGAAATCTTCACGCTGCTGCTTGACTTTATTTACACCG GTGTCATCAGTGTCAGCATAAAAAATGTACAAGAGGTGATCCTTGCTGCAGACATGTTGCAGTTAACTGAGATTGTGAACATGTGCAGTGGATTTTTGAAAGGGCAAATTGACCCCTCAAACTGTGTTGGAATTTATCAATTTGCTGAGCAAATTGCCTGCCATGATCTTGCCGAATTCAGTGAAAGTTATATTTATGTCCACTTTCTGGAGGTCTGTAAAACTGAGGAGTTCATGGGATTAGCCAAAGATCAATTGGTTAAAATTTTAAAAAGTGAAGAACTCCAGATTGAAGACGAATATCAAGTTTTCACAGCTGCTATGGAATGGGTTCTTCACGACATGGTCAAAAGGAAAAAATATGTGATTGAAATTCTGGATCCTGTTCGGTTCCCTTTGCTCTCTTCACGGAGATTATTCAAGTATATCGAAG GTATTTCTGATTTTAGTTTACGAGTTGCCCTGCAGAAGTTGCTGGAGGAATACAGGGAAGTCAATAAACCTCAAAAAGAAATCAAGTTTAGTAAAATGCCACCTGCATCAAAGATTCGTCCTCGAAGGAAAGCCCGGAAGTACCTCTATGCCATAG GTGGTTACACACGTCTTCAAGGAGGTCGATGGAGTGATAGCAGAACTCTTAGTTGTGTGGAACGTTTTGATTCATTCAGTCAATACTGGACAACTGTATCCTCTCTCCACCAGGCTAGAAGTGGGTTGGGTGTTGCAGTGCTCGAGGGGATGATCTATGTAATTGGTG GTGAaagtgattccatgatttttgacTGTGCTGAGCGATATGATCCAGTTACTAAGCAATGGGCAGCCGTGGCCTCCATGAATTCTCCTCGATGTGGACTTGCTGTATGTGCCTGTCATGCTGCTATATATGCTCTAG GAGGCTGGGTTGGAGCAGATATTGGGAAGACGATGGAAAGATTTGACCCTTCGGACAATAAATGGGAAGTTGTTGGTGACATGATAGTCCCTCGATACTTCTTTGGTTGCTGTGAAATGCAAG GCTTAATTTATATTGTTGGAGGTTTAAGTGACTCGGGGTCTGAGCTCTGTTCAGCTGAAATGTTCGATCCCATTGCAAAACGTTGGATGACATTGGAGAGTATGAAAACAAAACGAGCATATGTTGGAGTAGCAGCTCTGAATGACTGTGTTTATGCCGTCGGAGGATGGAATGAGACCCAAAATGCTCTACGGACAGTAGAGAAGTACTCCCTTCAGGAG GAGAAGTGGTTTGAGGTTTCATCAATGAATGTGGCAAGGGCAGGTGTTTCCGTCATTGCTGTAAATGGGCTCCTTTATGCAGCAGGAGGTCGAACCTCAGGTCGAGATTCTTCAGCTCCTGTTACTCTAGACTCTGTGGAAGCCTATGATCCTCACACCGATACATGGATGGAAATCGGGAACATGATAACGAGCCGCTGTGATGGAGGTGTAGCCGTACTTTGA